Proteins encoded by one window of Manihot esculenta cultivar AM560-2 chromosome 10, M.esculenta_v8, whole genome shotgun sequence:
- the LOC110624727 gene encoding E3 ubiquitin-protein ligase WAV3 isoform X2, with product MLQTCSICLTKMKQGGGHAIFTAECSHSFHFHCITSNVKHGNQICPVCRAKWKEIPLQAPSLDPVPGRAPINAVGWPHNDALMTVVRRLPPPRRDMNRRHIVPLLQAPEPSVYDDDESLDLQPVFADRNSTDNKNAADHNFARTIEIKTYPEVSAASKSKSYDNFTVLVNLKAAATIVRQDPIRNPANLPQLSQTPRAPVDLVTVLDISGSMAGTKLALLKRAMGFVIQNLGSNDRLSVVAFSSTARRLFPLRKMSDTGRQQALQAVNSLVANGGTNIAEGLRKGAKVMEDRKEKNPVASIILLSDGQDTYTVSGAGGNQHQRNYQLLLPLSIHGGDTAGFQIPVHAFGFGADHDASSMHSISEISGGTFSFIETEAVIQDAFAQCIGGLLSVVVQELQVGVECVHPSIHLGSLKAGSYPSRVMADARTGFIDVGDLYADEERDFLVSVNVPAVSPGNQTSLIKVRCVFKDPLTKEMTTLETEEVMLERPEMCEEAAVSIEVDRQRNRLQAAEAMSQARTAAEQGDLPGAVSILENCRRVLSETISAKSHDRLCIALDAELKEMQERMASRHVYEASGRAYILSGLSSHSWQRATARGDSTDGSSLVQAYQTPSMTEMLTRSQAMLLGSPSAQRLVQPLWSFGSQPNPR from the exons ATGTTG CAAACCTGCTCAATATGCCTGACCAAGATGAAACAAGGAGGTGGCCATGCTATTTTTACTGCAGAGTGCTCACATTCCTTCCATTTCCACTGCATCACTTCAAATGTGAAACATGGAAACCAAATTTGTCCAGTTTGCCGAGCAAAATGGAAGGAAATCCCCTTGCAGGCTCCCAGTTTGGACCCTGTTCCTGGCAGAGCACCCATCAATGCAGTAGGTTGGCCTCATAATGATGCTTTGATGACTGTAGTCCGCAGGTTGCCTCCTCCTCGTCGAGATATGAATCGAAGGCACATTGTCCCATTACTTCAGGCCCCTGAGCCAAGtgtatatgatgatgatgaatcaTTAGATCTCCAACCTGTGTTCGCTGATAGAAATTCTACTGATAATAAAAATGCTGCAGATCACAATTTTGCTAGAACTATAGAAATCAAGACGTACCCAGAAGTTTCAGCTGCATCCAAATCCAAGTCGTATGATAACTTCACTGTCTTGGTCAATCTCAAAGCTGCTGCTACAATTGTAAGACAAGATCCAATAAGAAACCCTGCTAACTTGCCTCAACTATCGCAAACACCTCGTGCCCCAGTTGACCTAGTCACAGTGCTTGACATCAGTGGTAGCATGGCAGGTACGAAGTTAGCATTGCTAAAACGAGCCATGGGTTTCGTAATACAGAACCTTGGCTCCAATGACAGGCTCTCAGTTGTTGCCTTTTCTTCCACTGCCCGCCGCCTCTTCCCTCTCCGTAAAATGTCTGATACAGGCAGGCAGCAGGCACTTCAAGCTGTGAATTCTTTGGTTGCAAATGGTGGAACTAACATTGCTGAAGGCCTGAGAAAGGGAGCAAAGGTAATGGAAGACCGAAAGGAAAAGAATCCTGTAGCAAGTATAATACTGCTATCAGATGGGCAGGATACTTATACTGTCAGTGGTGCTGGTGGTAACCAACATCAGCGAAATTACCAGTTGCTCCTCCCTTTGTCTATTCATGGTGGTGACACTGCAGGCTTCCAGATTCCAGTGCATGCTTTTGGCTTTGGTGCAGACCATGATGCTTCATCAATGCAttcaatttcagaaatttctggGGGCACCTTTTCTTTCATTGAGACTGAAGCTGTAATCCAGGATGCATTTGCACAATGCATTGGAGGACTTCTAAGTGTCGTAGTGCAGGAACTGCAGGTGGGAGTGGAATGTGTGCACCCAAGTATTCACCTTGGATCACTGAAAGCAGGAAGTTACCCAAGTCGGGTGATGGCTGATGCACGCACAGGGTTTATTGATGTCGGAGATTTGTATGCTGATGAAGAGAGGGATTTCCTGGTTTCAGTCAATGTTCCAGCTGTCTCTCCTGGAAATCAAACATCACTCATAAAGGTGAGATGTGTTTTCAAAGATCCTTTAACTAAAGAAATGACAACATTAGAAACTGAAGAAGTTATGCTTGAGAGACCTGAAATGTGTGAGGAAGCAGCAGTGTCAATTGAAGTCGATAGGCAACGCAACAGACTTCAAGCAGCTGAGGCAATGTCACAGGCAAGAACTGCAGCTGAGCAGGGAGATCTGCCTGGTGCAGTTTCTATCCTAGAAAATTGCAGAAGGGTGTTGTCAGAAACTATATCAGCTAAATCCCATGATCGATTATGCATTGCATTAGATGCAGAGCTTAAGGAGATGCAAGAGAGGATGGCAAGTAGGCATGTTTATGAGGCATCTGGTAGAGCTTATATTCTTTCAGGACTGAGCTCACATTCATGGCAAAGAGCAACAGCAAGAGGAGACTCAACTGATGGTTCAAGTCTTGTTCAGGCCTATCAAACCCCATCAATGACTGAGATGCTTACTCGATCTCAGGCTATGTTACTTGGTAGTCCATCAGCTCAGAGGCTTGTCCAACCATTATGGTCATTTGGATCACAGCCAAATCCAAGGTGA
- the LOC110624727 gene encoding E3 ubiquitin-protein ligase WAV3 isoform X1: MGSKWRKAKLALGLNLCSYVPRTLEDSPPASSERLSDAALLSPTNWDSRPMTPTPSSHGLRLSKSGSKSSKQTCSICLTKMKQGGGHAIFTAECSHSFHFHCITSNVKHGNQICPVCRAKWKEIPLQAPSLDPVPGRAPINAVGWPHNDALMTVVRRLPPPRRDMNRRHIVPLLQAPEPSVYDDDESLDLQPVFADRNSTDNKNAADHNFARTIEIKTYPEVSAASKSKSYDNFTVLVNLKAAATIVRQDPIRNPANLPQLSQTPRAPVDLVTVLDISGSMAGTKLALLKRAMGFVIQNLGSNDRLSVVAFSSTARRLFPLRKMSDTGRQQALQAVNSLVANGGTNIAEGLRKGAKVMEDRKEKNPVASIILLSDGQDTYTVSGAGGNQHQRNYQLLLPLSIHGGDTAGFQIPVHAFGFGADHDASSMHSISEISGGTFSFIETEAVIQDAFAQCIGGLLSVVVQELQVGVECVHPSIHLGSLKAGSYPSRVMADARTGFIDVGDLYADEERDFLVSVNVPAVSPGNQTSLIKVRCVFKDPLTKEMTTLETEEVMLERPEMCEEAAVSIEVDRQRNRLQAAEAMSQARTAAEQGDLPGAVSILENCRRVLSETISAKSHDRLCIALDAELKEMQERMASRHVYEASGRAYILSGLSSHSWQRATARGDSTDGSSLVQAYQTPSMTEMLTRSQAMLLGSPSAQRLVQPLWSFGSQPNPR, translated from the exons ATGGGAAGTAAATGGAGAAAAGCAAAGTTAGCTTTAGGTTTAAATCTTTGTTCTTATGTACCAAGAACTCTAGAGGACTCGCCACCAGCTTCAAGTGAGAGACTCTCTGATGCTGCTTTGCTTTCACCTACAAACTGGGACTCAAGGCCAATGACGCCTACACCATCTTCACATGGTCTGAGGTTGTCCAAGAGTGGAAGCAAATCATCAAAG CAAACCTGCTCAATATGCCTGACCAAGATGAAACAAGGAGGTGGCCATGCTATTTTTACTGCAGAGTGCTCACATTCCTTCCATTTCCACTGCATCACTTCAAATGTGAAACATGGAAACCAAATTTGTCCAGTTTGCCGAGCAAAATGGAAGGAAATCCCCTTGCAGGCTCCCAGTTTGGACCCTGTTCCTGGCAGAGCACCCATCAATGCAGTAGGTTGGCCTCATAATGATGCTTTGATGACTGTAGTCCGCAGGTTGCCTCCTCCTCGTCGAGATATGAATCGAAGGCACATTGTCCCATTACTTCAGGCCCCTGAGCCAAGtgtatatgatgatgatgaatcaTTAGATCTCCAACCTGTGTTCGCTGATAGAAATTCTACTGATAATAAAAATGCTGCAGATCACAATTTTGCTAGAACTATAGAAATCAAGACGTACCCAGAAGTTTCAGCTGCATCCAAATCCAAGTCGTATGATAACTTCACTGTCTTGGTCAATCTCAAAGCTGCTGCTACAATTGTAAGACAAGATCCAATAAGAAACCCTGCTAACTTGCCTCAACTATCGCAAACACCTCGTGCCCCAGTTGACCTAGTCACAGTGCTTGACATCAGTGGTAGCATGGCAGGTACGAAGTTAGCATTGCTAAAACGAGCCATGGGTTTCGTAATACAGAACCTTGGCTCCAATGACAGGCTCTCAGTTGTTGCCTTTTCTTCCACTGCCCGCCGCCTCTTCCCTCTCCGTAAAATGTCTGATACAGGCAGGCAGCAGGCACTTCAAGCTGTGAATTCTTTGGTTGCAAATGGTGGAACTAACATTGCTGAAGGCCTGAGAAAGGGAGCAAAGGTAATGGAAGACCGAAAGGAAAAGAATCCTGTAGCAAGTATAATACTGCTATCAGATGGGCAGGATACTTATACTGTCAGTGGTGCTGGTGGTAACCAACATCAGCGAAATTACCAGTTGCTCCTCCCTTTGTCTATTCATGGTGGTGACACTGCAGGCTTCCAGATTCCAGTGCATGCTTTTGGCTTTGGTGCAGACCATGATGCTTCATCAATGCAttcaatttcagaaatttctggGGGCACCTTTTCTTTCATTGAGACTGAAGCTGTAATCCAGGATGCATTTGCACAATGCATTGGAGGACTTCTAAGTGTCGTAGTGCAGGAACTGCAGGTGGGAGTGGAATGTGTGCACCCAAGTATTCACCTTGGATCACTGAAAGCAGGAAGTTACCCAAGTCGGGTGATGGCTGATGCACGCACAGGGTTTATTGATGTCGGAGATTTGTATGCTGATGAAGAGAGGGATTTCCTGGTTTCAGTCAATGTTCCAGCTGTCTCTCCTGGAAATCAAACATCACTCATAAAGGTGAGATGTGTTTTCAAAGATCCTTTAACTAAAGAAATGACAACATTAGAAACTGAAGAAGTTATGCTTGAGAGACCTGAAATGTGTGAGGAAGCAGCAGTGTCAATTGAAGTCGATAGGCAACGCAACAGACTTCAAGCAGCTGAGGCAATGTCACAGGCAAGAACTGCAGCTGAGCAGGGAGATCTGCCTGGTGCAGTTTCTATCCTAGAAAATTGCAGAAGGGTGTTGTCAGAAACTATATCAGCTAAATCCCATGATCGATTATGCATTGCATTAGATGCAGAGCTTAAGGAGATGCAAGAGAGGATGGCAAGTAGGCATGTTTATGAGGCATCTGGTAGAGCTTATATTCTTTCAGGACTGAGCTCACATTCATGGCAAAGAGCAACAGCAAGAGGAGACTCAACTGATGGTTCAAGTCTTGTTCAGGCCTATCAAACCCCATCAATGACTGAGATGCTTACTCGATCTCAGGCTATGTTACTTGGTAGTCCATCAGCTCAGAGGCTTGTCCAACCATTATGGTCATTTGGATCACAGCCAAATCCAAGGTGA